A portion of the Edaphobacter bradus genome contains these proteins:
- a CDS encoding AAA family ATPase, which produces MREQQTVTTGQPMQVICIHLDDASEGVLRRSMSGLKEFDLAATFHQYFGEKDATLVRFIRDHRPDVCVIDLDREREMSMETVEYFRRTTPASMAIFAVSSSVDSESIIAAMRCGCTEYLTKPLQEERVKDALVQLVKKRKQTETPAAQGKLIAFKGVKGGVGTTTLAIQLAHSLAKREHRTLLIDAHTDLGDATLHLGLEHHNYGFYELVHNLQRLDAELLQGFVLKHSSGLDLLPSPEMLGSSSRVTGDSVLLTLKALTRMYDYVFVDCMPGMGDLTLAVLEASDELNLVSSADLPSARNLARYSEYLTRLDYPSSKTRVLINRRSKNSSISVDQIEKVLGRKVSAVVPHCEGELTEAISTGIPIPVRSRSDLMQIISKLADSIDGGNEKKSSQPDSSVVPSKSRFGLLRITS; this is translated from the coding sequence GTGAGGGAACAGCAAACAGTAACGACTGGCCAGCCGATGCAGGTGATCTGCATCCATCTGGACGACGCCAGCGAAGGCGTTCTCAGACGCTCTATGAGCGGCCTGAAGGAGTTTGATCTGGCTGCAACCTTTCATCAGTATTTTGGAGAGAAAGACGCGACTCTTGTACGCTTCATTCGAGATCACCGCCCGGATGTCTGCGTCATTGATCTTGATCGCGAACGAGAGATGTCGATGGAGACAGTGGAATATTTCAGGCGTACTACGCCGGCTTCCATGGCAATCTTTGCGGTCTCATCGAGCGTCGACTCCGAATCAATCATCGCTGCCATGCGGTGCGGCTGCACCGAATACCTGACCAAACCCCTGCAGGAAGAGCGCGTCAAAGATGCATTAGTCCAACTCGTCAAGAAGCGCAAGCAGACTGAAACACCTGCCGCCCAAGGGAAGCTCATAGCGTTCAAGGGCGTAAAGGGCGGTGTTGGCACGACGACGCTCGCGATTCAACTTGCCCATAGCCTCGCCAAGAGAGAGCATCGCACCCTCCTCATCGACGCCCACACCGACTTAGGAGACGCAACTCTTCATCTGGGTCTGGAACACCATAACTACGGCTTTTACGAACTCGTCCACAACCTTCAGCGGCTGGATGCCGAGCTACTGCAAGGTTTTGTTCTGAAGCATAGCAGTGGTCTGGACCTGCTGCCCTCGCCCGAGATGCTTGGCTCAAGTTCACGAGTAACAGGCGATTCGGTGCTACTCACCCTCAAGGCCCTCACAAGAATGTATGACTATGTCTTTGTGGATTGCATGCCAGGAATGGGAGATCTGACGCTCGCCGTATTGGAAGCCTCCGATGAGCTCAATCTGGTCTCGAGTGCCGACTTACCGTCCGCAAGAAACCTTGCGCGTTACTCCGAGTACCTGACACGGCTTGACTATCCTTCATCAAAGACCCGTGTCCTGATTAATCGCCGCTCGAAGAATAGCTCAATTTCTGTCGACCAGATCGAGAAGGTTCTCGGCCGCAAGGTCAGCGCAGTCGTACCTCATTGTGAAGGTGAGCTTACGGAGGCAATTAGCACCGGCATCCCAATCCCTGTACGATCGCGATCCGATCTGATGCAGATCATATCGAAGCTCGCTGACTCCATCGATGGAGGGAACGAAAAGAAGTCGTCGCAGCCTGATTCCAGCGTGGTTCCTTCTAAGTCACGATTCGGACTGCTTCGCATAACAAGCTAG
- the cpaB gene encoding Flp pilus assembly protein CpaB produces MELRRVIFALFVALLLSVGATYFLYSRIRRMNTGTPSTTRIVVASRALSAGTPLTSDAVVLAEWPVSASIQGAITKPETVIGRSLIYPVSANQPIVDSGLAAAGSGIGLSVKIPDGMRAISVRSNDVVGVAGFLYPGSHVDVVLTYRPENSPNPVTTTILQDVTVLTAGQTLEPDPKGKAENVSVVTLLLSPEDSQKMVMAAQQGTVQFVLRNGADQKKADTHPLLLSEMSGGKPVQSTPSSSGRAVRTVKLAKLPDFYTVETIAGEKHSVDKF; encoded by the coding sequence ATGGAACTTCGCCGTGTCATATTCGCGTTGTTCGTAGCTTTGCTGTTATCGGTCGGGGCTACATATTTTCTCTATTCTCGAATCCGCAGGATGAATACGGGCACGCCGAGTACCACTCGTATCGTGGTTGCGTCTCGCGCCCTTAGTGCCGGCACGCCTCTGACCAGTGACGCCGTCGTCCTCGCAGAGTGGCCCGTCAGCGCGTCGATCCAGGGCGCGATCACAAAGCCTGAGACGGTAATCGGAAGATCTTTGATCTATCCGGTGAGTGCGAATCAGCCCATCGTAGACTCTGGTCTCGCGGCGGCTGGGTCAGGAATAGGCCTGTCCGTCAAGATCCCGGACGGCATGCGAGCGATCTCCGTTCGGTCCAATGATGTCGTAGGAGTGGCAGGTTTTCTGTATCCCGGATCACACGTTGACGTTGTGCTGACCTATCGCCCGGAAAATTCCCCCAACCCGGTTACAACCACGATTCTGCAGGATGTGACCGTGCTGACCGCCGGACAGACACTTGAGCCTGATCCAAAGGGCAAGGCGGAGAACGTGAGCGTCGTTACGCTCCTGCTGAGTCCCGAGGACTCACAAAAGATGGTCATGGCAGCCCAGCAAGGGACAGTGCAGTTTGTCTTGCGGAATGGAGCAGATCAAAAGAAGGCCGACACTCACCCGCTGCTGCTTTCAGAGATGTCCGGCGGAAAACCCGTACAGAGCACACCTAGTTCGAGCGGACGTGCAGTGAGAACGGTAAAACTCGCCAAGCTTCCCGATTTTTACACCGTCGAGACGATCGCCGGAGAAAAGCATTCGGTTGACAAATTCTAA
- a CDS encoding type II and III secretion system protein family protein, giving the protein MIFLFTVFALAFLNLASVAQTTNSSPQAPPASPGVPSAPESETVHVLVGRSIVVNMQVRLRRIYVSNPAVVETSTTTPNQVVVTAKAPGASNVVFWDEFGNSKLLELYADIDVTGLRDAVQDEFPGQAIQVRAEQGRIILSGTARDKETMDSITKMAQTYSKDVVDAMLLSEPPHARQIMLKVRFAEVDRTKLQNFGINIFSTGAANTIGTITTQQFGSTTLNTPPTGTIGGSAAGTSTAFSLGNLLNIFLFRPDLNLGATISDLQQHNILQLLAEPNLLAMSGSPAHFLAGGEFPYPVVQGGGAGGFTAVTIQFRPFGVRLDFTGIIQPDGSVRMKVAPEVSSLDYANSVTISGFTVPAISTRRAETEIQLKDGQSFGIAGLMNSTTTAQMSKIPGIADVPILGQLFHSKSDNNAHSELMVIVTPTVVDPLQGNPPPPTDPKLAEKLLDSKQFDKEAHRRW; this is encoded by the coding sequence TTGATTTTCTTGTTTACGGTCTTTGCGTTGGCGTTTCTTAACCTTGCCTCGGTAGCTCAAACCACGAACTCTTCCCCCCAGGCCCCTCCTGCGAGCCCGGGTGTGCCATCCGCGCCGGAGAGTGAAACGGTTCATGTCCTCGTGGGCCGTTCTATCGTGGTCAACATGCAGGTTCGACTGCGCCGGATCTATGTAAGCAATCCGGCAGTTGTGGAGACTTCAACGACCACTCCTAACCAAGTTGTCGTCACGGCGAAGGCACCCGGCGCCAGCAACGTTGTCTTCTGGGACGAGTTTGGTAATTCTAAGCTTTTGGAACTCTATGCCGACATCGACGTTACGGGCCTGCGCGATGCTGTTCAAGATGAGTTCCCGGGGCAGGCGATTCAGGTGAGAGCTGAGCAGGGACGAATCATCTTGTCTGGAACGGCGAGGGACAAGGAGACCATGGACAGCATTACCAAGATGGCTCAGACGTATTCCAAAGATGTCGTAGATGCAATGCTTTTGAGCGAACCGCCACATGCAAGGCAGATCATGCTGAAGGTCCGTTTTGCGGAGGTCGACCGTACCAAGCTGCAGAATTTTGGCATCAACATTTTCAGCACAGGAGCCGCAAATACAATCGGCACGATCACGACGCAACAGTTTGGTTCCACTACGCTCAATACTCCCCCTACAGGGACTATCGGTGGTTCTGCCGCAGGAACCTCAACGGCGTTCTCCCTAGGCAATCTGCTTAATATCTTTCTGTTTCGTCCGGACCTGAACCTTGGTGCGACGATTTCAGACCTTCAACAGCACAACATTCTGCAACTTCTCGCGGAGCCTAACCTGCTCGCAATGAGCGGATCGCCTGCTCACTTTCTCGCTGGCGGCGAGTTCCCCTACCCCGTAGTGCAGGGAGGCGGCGCAGGAGGTTTTACAGCGGTTACGATCCAGTTCCGTCCTTTTGGCGTCAGACTGGACTTCACTGGAATCATTCAGCCTGACGGCAGTGTCCGAATGAAGGTCGCTCCCGAAGTGAGCTCTCTCGACTACGCCAATTCAGTCACTATCTCTGGCTTTACCGTCCCGGCAATTTCGACGCGCAGAGCTGAAACTGAGATTCAACTCAAAGACGGCCAGAGCTTCGGCATCGCTGGGCTGATGAATTCGACGACGACCGCCCAGATGAGCAAGATCCCAGGTATCGCCGACGTTCCGATTCTGGGTCAGCTATTCCATTCGAAGTCGGACAATAATGCACATTCTGAACTTATGGTCATCGTGACTCCGACAGTTGTTGACCCATTACAAGGCAATCCCCCCCCGCCGACTGATCCCAAGCTAGCTGAGAAGCTCTTGGATTCGAAACAGTTCGACAAAGAGGCCCACAGGCGGTGGTAA